A genomic region of Oryza glaberrima chromosome 1, OglaRS2, whole genome shotgun sequence contains the following coding sequences:
- the LOC127767450 gene encoding general transcription and DNA repair factor IIH helicase subunit XPB1-like, translating to MAGGDGDRARAPKRHKSSAPSRSIDETAELDYTDDVDDDVRDADREVKKRDFTKLELKPDHANRPLWACADGRIFLETFSPLYKQAYDFLIAIAEPVCRPESMHEYNLTPHSLYAAVSVGLETSTIISVMSKLSKTKLPREIIDFIHASTANYGKVKLVLKKNRYFVESPFPEVLKTLLKDDIICRARISPEDSVGAPSFTISKTAGEMASGHEDLLDGMELAAATEDKETHSFEIDPSQVENVKQRCLPNALNFPMLEEYDFRNDTVNPDLEMELKPQARPRPYQEKSLSKMFGNGRARSGIIVLPCGAGKSLVGVSAACRIKKSCLCLATNAVSVDQWAFQFKLWSTIKDEHISRFTSDNKEKFRGMAGVVVTTYNMVAFGGKRSEDSEKIIEEIRNREWGLLLMDEVHVVPAHMFRKVISITKSHCKLGLTATLVREDERITDLNFLIGPKLYEANWLDLVKGGFIANVQCAEVWCPMTKEFFAEYLKKENSKKKQVLYAMNPNKFRACEFLIRFHEQQRGDKIIVFADNLFALTSYAMKLRKPMIYGSTSHVERTRILHQFKNSSDVNTIFLSKVGDNSIDIPEANVIIQISSHAGSRRQEAQRLGRILRAKGKHQDRMAGGKEEYNAFFYSLVSTDTQEMYYSTKRQQFLIDQGYSFKVITSLPPPEELPNLKYYTLNDQLELLAQSLSARDDMIGIEHLEEDSDGKALMKARRSAGSMSAFSGSGGMVYMEYSTGKGKAGASKKPKDPSKRHYLFKKRYQ from the exons atggccggcggcgacg GCGATCGCGCCCGCGCGCCGAAGCGGCACAAGTCCTCGGCGCCGTCGAGGTCGATTGACGAGACCGCCGAACTGGACTACACCGATGACGTCGATGACGACGTCCGCGATG CCGATAGGGAGGTGAAGAAGAGGGACTTCACCAAGCTAGAGCTGAAGCCGGATCACGCGAACAGGCCGCTCTGGGCCTGCGCCGATGGCCGCATCTTCCTGGAGACGTTTTCGCCCCTATACAAACAAGCCTACGATTTCTTGATCGCTATTGCGGAGCCTGTTTGCAG GCCAGAATCCATGCACGAGTACAATCTAACACCCCACTCACTATATGCTGCGGTCTCAGTTGGGCTTGAGACTAGCACTATAATCAGTGTCATGAGCAAGCTCTCCAAGACTAAACTGCCTCGTGAAATAATTGATTTTATCCATGCATCAACTGCCAATTATGGTAAAGTGAAGCTTGTTCTGAAGAAGAATCGATATTTTGTGGAGTCTCCATTCCCTGAG GTTTTGAAGACGCTTCTGAAAGATGATATCATTTGCAGAGCACGGATATCTCCTGAG GATTCCGTTGGGGCACCTTCATTTACTATTAGCAAAACAGCTGGTGAAATGGCTAGTGGCCATGAGGACTTATTAGATGGAATGGAACTGGCTGCTGCAACTGAAGACAAGGAAACACATTCTTTTGAAATTGATCCTTCTCAG GTTGAGAATGTGAAGCAGCGTTGCTTGCCAAATGCACTGAACTTCCCCATGCTGGAGGAGTACGATTTTAGAAACGACACA GTGAATCCAGATTTGGAGATGGAATTAAAGCCCCAGGCACGCCCAAGGCCATATCAAGAAAAGAGCCTCAGCAAGATGTTTGGGAATG GCAGAGCAAGGTCAGGCATTATTGTGTTACCTTGTGGTGCTGGCAAGTCCTTGGTTGGTGTATCTGCTGCATGTCGTATCAAGAAGAGTTGTCTATGTTTGGCCACAAATGCTGTATCAGTTGATCAATGGGCATTTCAGTTCAAGCTTTGGTCAACTATAAAAGATGAACATATCAGCCGTTTTACATCAGATAACAAGGAGAAATTCCGTGGAATGGCCGGTGTAGTTGTGACTACATATAACATGGTTGCATTTGGAGGTAAACGGTCTGAAGACTCTGAGAAGATAATTGAAGAAATTCGAAATAGGGAGTGGGGCTTGCTCCTAATGGATGAG GTCCATGTTGTTCCTGCACATATGTTCAGAAAGGTCATCAGCATTACAAAATCTCACTGCAAGCTTGGTCTTACTG CTACACTTGTGAGAGAGGATGAACGCATCACTGATTTAAATTTTCTTATTGGACCAAAGCTGTATGAAGCAAACTGGTTGGATTTAGTGAAAGGTGGATTTATTGCAAATGTGCAGTGTGCCGAAGTTTGGTGTCCCATGACCAAAGAGTTCTTTGCTGAgtatttgaaaaaagaaaattcaaagAAGAAGCAG GTACTCTATGCGATGAACCCAAACAAATTCAGAGCTTGCGAGTTTCTAATTCGATTCCATGAGCAACAACGTGGGGACAAGATAATTGTGTTTGCCGATAATCTATTTGCACTAACTAGCTACGCAATGAAGCTCCGTAAACCAATGATTTATGGTTCCACAAG CCATGTTGAGAGGACGAGAATTCTGCATCAATTCAAGAACAGCTCAGATGTGAATACAATTTTCCTTTCAAAG GTGGGTGATAACTCGATTGATATTCCAGAAGCAAATGTGATCATACAAATTTCATCTCATGCTGGTTCACGGCGTCAAGAAGCTCAACGGTTGGGACGTATTCTCAGGGCAAAG GGTAAGCATCAAGACAGGATGGCTGGTGGAAAAGAAGAATACAATGCTTTCTTCTACTCTCTTGTATCGACTGACACTCAG GAGATGTACTACTCAACTAAAAGGCAACAATTTCTTATTGACCAGGGATATAGCTTCAAG GTGATCACCAGCTTGCCGCCACCTGAAGAATTACCTAACCTGAAATATTACACACTTAATGATCAGCTTGAACTTTTGGCACAA TCGCTGAGTGCAAGGGATGACATGATTGGCATTGAGCACTTGGAAGAGGATTCTGATGGCAAGGCTCTTATGAAAGCACGGCGATCTGCTGGATCAATGAGTGCCTTTTCTGGATCGGGGGGAATGGTCTACATGGAGTACAG CACTGGTAAGGGGAAGGCTGGAGCTTCCAAGAAACCGAAGGACCCTTCAAAGAGGCATTACCTGTTTAAGAAGCGTTATCAATGA